A genomic window from Lotus japonicus ecotype B-129 chromosome 1, LjGifu_v1.2 includes:
- the LOC130731264 gene encoding probable ribose-5-phosphate isomerase 3, chloroplastic, producing MASLSLSSPPSLSSAHHNASSHLILRTPTSLKLRTSATPKPIRAITLTQDDLKRLAADKAVDYVKSGMVLGLGTGSTAAFVVAKLGELLSSGQLTNIIGVPTSKRTEEQARSLGIPLSVLDDNPRLDLAIDGADEVDPFLNLVKGRGGALLREKMVEAASDKFVVVVDDTKLVSGLGGSGLAMPVEVVQFCWKYNLTRLQELFKEEGVDAKLRLDESGKPYVTDNSNYIVDLYFKTPIRDANAAGAEISALEGVVEHGLFLNMATSVIIAAKDGVEVKNK from the coding sequence ATGGCTTCCTTATCCCTCTCATCACCACCATCTCTCTCCTCCGCACACCACAATGCCTCCTCCCACCTTATCCTACGCACCCCCACTTCCCTTAAACTACGCACCTCCGCCACTCCCAAACCCATCCGTGCCATCACCCTCACCCAAGACGACCTCAAGAGACTCGCCGCCGACAAGGCCGTCGACTACGTCAAGTCCGGCATGGTCCTCGGCCTCGGCACCGGCTCCACCGCCGCCTTCGTCGTCGCCAAGCTCGGCGAGCTTCTCTCCTCCGGCCAACTCACCAACATCATCGGCGTCCCCACCTCCAAGCGCACGGAGGAGCAGGCGCGATCCCTCGGCATCCCGCTCTCCGTCCTCGACGACAATCCCCGCCTCGATCTCGCCATCGACGGCGCCGACGAGGTCGACCCTTTCCTCAACCTCGTCAAGGGTCGCGGCGGCGCTCTTCTCCGGGAGAAGATGGTCGAGGCCGCGTCTGACAAATTCGTAGTCGTCGTCGACGACACCAAACTCGTCTCCGGCCTCGGCGGCTCCGGGCTGGCGATGCCGGTGGAGGTGGTGCAGTTCTGCTGGAAGTACAATCTGACGAGGCTTCAGGAATTGTTCAAGGAAGAAGGTGTGGATGCGAAATTGAGATTGGATGAGAGTGGGAAACCCTATGTCACTGATAATTCCAACTACATCGTTGACTTGTACTTCAAGACTCCGATTAGGGATGCAAATGCCGCCGGAGCTGAGATTTCGGCACTCGAAGGCGTGGTGGAGCATGGATTGTTCCTCAACATGGCTACCTCAGTCATCATTGCTGCCAAGGATGGAGTTGAAGTCAAGAACAAGTGA
- the LOC130731263 gene encoding protein IQ-DOMAIN 19-like → MGKAGKWIKNLLLGKREEKFKKIDIFYPENNTETSFDTKVKRRWSFRKPVGGSARITSKVAVNKFSTSFDSGDLAKLQIQALLETHSPRCLQTALTKACEDIEVRIAAATKIQAAFRSYLARRALHALRGLVKIQALVRGHLVRKQATATMRGMHALMAIQVRARIHRIQVAEEANLLGKQPPQHREFPHFKGRVTEENKDSKDMHLKYRFEPLKSRSGPLDCSQVKSRKYDSMTFYSKHLSVLKRENQYKQKTLLTAPNSPVNNRRMSDFNPTTMDLSTPPHHIVPHRQSWSPSFMNNTESSKAKSRSQSEPRQRPKQGTKHQIKFAESPLNGPRQNLFSKSLRYDHGNLDHWVINLHGSMKDSKRDSFGSSTVTSDSYY, encoded by the exons ATGGGGAAGGCTGGCAAATGGATCAAAAACCTTCTTCTagggaaaagagaagagaagttTAAGAAGATTGATATATTCTACCCGGAGAACAACACTGAAACATCTTTTGATACCAAAGTGAAGCGCAGATGGAGCTTTCGAAAACCAGTAGGTGGAAGTGCAAGAATAACAAGCAAGGTAGCAGTGAATAAATTTTCCACATCTTTTGACTCGGGTGACTTGGCTAAACTGCAAATACAGGCCTTGTTGGAAACTCACTCTCCAAGGTGTCTTCAAACAGCACTGACAAAGGCTTGTGAAGACATTGAAGTTAGAATAGCAGCTGCTACAAAAATTCAGGCTGCCTTTCGCTCATATTTG GCAAGGAGAGCATTGCATGCATTAAGGGGATTAGTCAAGATACAAGCACTAGTTAGGGGTCACCTTGTGAGGAAACAAGCAACTGCTACTATGCGTGGCATGCATGCGTTGATGGCCATTCAAGTTAGAGCCAGAATTCACAGAATTCAAGTGGCAGAGGAAGCAAATCTGCTCGGAAAGCAGCCTCCGCAACATAGAGAGTTTCCTCACTTCAAAGGTCGCGTAACAGAAGAAAATAAA GATTCAAAGGATATGCATCTGAAATATAGGTTCGAACCTTTGAAAAGTAGAAGTGGCCCTCTAGATTGTTCACAAGTTAAGAGCAGAAAGTATGATTCCATGACATTCTATTCAAAGCATCTGTCAGTTTTGAAACGAGAAAATCAATACAAGCAGAAAactttactcacagcaccaaACAGTCCAGTCAATAACCGGCGCATGTCTGATTTTAACCCAACAACAATGGATTTATCAACTCCCCCTCACCACATAGTGCCTCACCGCCAGTCATGGTCACCAAGTTTCATGAACAACACAGAATCTTCAAAGGCAAAATCAAGGTCTCAGAGCGAACCGAGACAACGACCCAAACAGGGAACGAAGCACCAAATCAAGTTTGCAGAATCTCCCTTGAATGGTCCAAGGCAAAACCTGTTCTCAAAATCATTGCGCTATGATCATGGAAATCTGGACCACTGGGTCATTAATCTCCATGGGTCGATGAAGGACAGCAAGCGTGATTCCTTTGGCAGCAGCACTGTCACTAGTGATTCCTATTACTGA